One Mesorhizobium sp. L-2-11 genomic region harbors:
- a CDS encoding branched-chain amino acid ABC transporter substrate-binding protein — protein MLGLVMVVFFVAAPRLAAAECPDIPLAVAGPMTGDWAVYGEEMRRGAQLATDDINARGGIGGCKIALMVLDDQGDPATAIAIARAFARDMVRFVVGHYNSGASVPASTIYAKNNTLMVSPASTNPALTEFKLWNVVRTAGRDDVQGTFAGEYMADHFPQGNLAIVSDGTPYGDGLANKARRVLRAKGHPEKLATKIRYDQADFVDLIRKMKAAKIEVVFFAGLGSQLGPLIRQTDEAGLHAQFISGDGAMIKDLTVLAGPAVENTLIVFSPEDRSNPAAANVVTRFRSQGFEPEAYTLKSYAAVQVIARGIEMAGAQAPRLVAAAIRSGKPISTVLGDLTFDAKGDRREPDVMMYVWTKQANGGFSLEPMK, from the coding sequence TTGCTTGGATTGGTGATGGTCGTCTTCTTTGTGGCGGCACCCCGGCTGGCGGCTGCGGAATGCCCGGATATTCCCCTGGCAGTGGCTGGCCCCATGACGGGAGATTGGGCCGTCTACGGCGAGGAAATGCGTCGTGGTGCTCAACTCGCGACAGACGACATCAATGCCAGAGGCGGGATAGGAGGATGCAAGATAGCGCTTATGGTCCTTGACGATCAAGGCGACCCGGCCACCGCCATCGCCATTGCCAGGGCATTTGCCAGGGACATGGTCCGCTTTGTTGTTGGCCACTACAATTCAGGCGCGTCAGTTCCCGCTTCGACGATCTACGCCAAGAACAATACTTTGATGGTCAGCCCGGCATCAACAAATCCCGCGCTTACTGAATTCAAACTTTGGAATGTTGTTCGGACAGCAGGACGCGACGATGTCCAAGGGACGTTTGCAGGCGAGTACATGGCGGATCATTTTCCACAGGGGAATCTGGCCATCGTAAGTGATGGCACGCCCTATGGTGACGGCCTAGCGAACAAAGCCAGGAGGGTGCTTCGAGCAAAGGGGCACCCTGAAAAACTGGCCACTAAGATCAGGTACGATCAAGCCGATTTCGTCGACCTCATCCGCAAGATGAAAGCCGCGAAGATCGAAGTTGTCTTCTTTGCCGGGCTAGGGAGCCAGTTGGGTCCGCTTATTCGTCAAACCGACGAGGCCGGTCTGCACGCGCAATTCATCTCGGGTGACGGAGCCATGATCAAGGATCTGACTGTCCTGGCTGGGCCAGCTGTCGAAAACACCCTGATCGTGTTTTCACCCGAAGACCGGTCTAATCCAGCCGCTGCGAATGTTGTCACACGGTTTCGTTCTCAGGGTTTCGAACCCGAGGCTTATACGCTGAAGTCGTACGCCGCCGTCCAGGTGATCGCGAGGGGTATCGAGATGGCAGGCGCCCAGGCGCCAAGACTTGTCGCCGCCGCCATAAGATCAGGCAAGCCGATTTCGACCGTGCTGGGGGATCTGACGTTCGATGCGAAAGGCGACCGGCGTGAGCCAGACGTCATGATGTATGTCTGGACGAAGCAGGCGAACGGTGGCTTTTCGCTGGAGCCGATGAAATAG
- the carB gene encoding carbamoyl-phosphate synthase large subunit, translated as MPRRTDIKSILIIGAGPIVIGQACEFDYSGTQACKALKEEGFRVILVNSNPATIMTDPELADATYVEPITPEVVAKIIAKERPDALLPTMGGQTALNTALSLRRMGVLERYNVEMIGADATAIDKAEDRALFREAMKKIGLETPKSMLANATDVKNADRKTHEAERAALKAEKPENLDAALDALETRWNLGEGDRKQRYISHGMAIAAQALDHVGLPAIIRPSFTMGGTGGGIAYNRAEFYEIVQSGLDASPTTEVLIEESVLGWKEYEMEVVRDKADNCIIVCSIENIDPMGVHTGDSITVAPALTLTDKEYQMMRNASIAVLREIGVETGGSNVQFAVNPADGRLVVIEMNPRVSRSSALASKATGFPIAKIAAKLAVGYTLDELENDITGGATPASFEPSIDYVVTKIPRFAFEKFPGAEPVLTTAMKSVGEVMAIGRTFQESLQKALRGLETGLTGLDEIEIPGIAHGAASHADDRNAIRAALGTPTPDRLRMVAQAIRMGTSLEDVHAMCKIDPWFLEQIAGILNMEDRIREHGIPEDAANLRMLKAMGFSDARLASLVRKDVEEIQKIREKLDVHPVYKRIDTCAAEFASPTAYMYSTYEVPFAGALANEAQVSSRKKVVILGGGPNRIGQGIEFDYCCCHAAFALRDAGFEAIMVNCNPETVSTDYDTSDRLYFEPLTPEDVLEILRAEQASGELVGVIVQFGGQTPLKLADALEKAGIPILGTSPDMIDLAEDRDRFQKLLHKLGLSQPKNGIAYSVEQARLVAGELGFPLVVRPSYVLGGRAMQIIHDESMLQTYLLDTVPGLVPEDIKQKYPNDKTGQINTLLGKNPLLFDTYLSGAIEVDVDCLCDGKSTFVSGILEHIEEAGIHSGDSACSLPVHSLPSELVDELERQTAALARALNVGGLMNVQYAIKDGTVYVLEVNPRASRTVPFVAKTIGRPIAKIAARIMAGESLEDAFAHYGAMPDPRKPGHIAVKEAVFPFARFPGVDILLGPEMRSTGEVMGLDRDFALAFAKSQLGAGVDLPRSGTLFVSVRDEDKKGILPAVKRLAGQGFKVMATSGTARFLAENGVAAEKINKVLEGRPHIEDAIRNRQVQIVFNTTDGQKAVSDSKSLRRATLMQKVPYYTTLSGAAAVAEAIAALRAGSLEVRPLQEYFA; from the coding sequence ATGCCAAGACGCACCGACATCAAGTCGATCCTGATCATCGGGGCCGGCCCCATTGTCATCGGTCAGGCCTGCGAATTCGACTATTCCGGCACCCAGGCCTGCAAGGCGCTCAAGGAAGAGGGTTTTCGCGTCATCCTGGTCAATTCCAACCCGGCCACCATCATGACCGACCCGGAACTGGCCGACGCCACCTATGTCGAGCCGATCACCCCGGAAGTGGTGGCCAAGATCATCGCCAAGGAGCGGCCGGACGCGCTGCTGCCGACCATGGGCGGCCAGACCGCGCTCAACACCGCATTGTCGCTGCGCCGCATGGGTGTGCTCGAACGCTACAATGTCGAGATGATCGGCGCCGACGCCACGGCAATAGACAAGGCCGAGGACCGGGCGCTGTTTCGCGAGGCGATGAAGAAGATCGGCCTGGAAACGCCAAAATCGATGCTGGCCAACGCCACCGACGTCAAGAACGCCGACCGCAAGACGCACGAGGCCGAACGCGCCGCGCTGAAGGCAGAGAAGCCGGAAAACCTCGACGCCGCGCTCGACGCGCTGGAAACGCGCTGGAACCTCGGCGAGGGCGACCGCAAGCAGCGCTACATCAGCCATGGCATGGCGATCGCCGCACAGGCGCTCGACCATGTCGGCCTGCCCGCCATCATCCGCCCGTCCTTCACCATGGGCGGCACCGGCGGCGGCATCGCCTACAACCGCGCCGAATTCTACGAGATCGTCCAGTCCGGCCTCGACGCCTCGCCGACCACCGAAGTGCTGATCGAGGAAAGCGTGCTCGGCTGGAAGGAGTACGAGATGGAGGTTGTCCGCGACAAGGCCGACAACTGCATCATCGTCTGCTCGATCGAGAACATCGACCCGATGGGCGTGCATACCGGCGACTCGATCACCGTCGCCCCTGCTCTGACCTTGACCGACAAAGAATACCAGATGATGCGCAACGCCTCGATCGCGGTGCTGCGCGAGATCGGCGTCGAGACCGGCGGCTCCAACGTTCAGTTCGCCGTCAACCCGGCCGACGGGCGCCTGGTGGTGATCGAGATGAACCCGCGCGTCTCGCGCTCCTCGGCACTCGCCTCCAAGGCGACCGGTTTTCCCATCGCCAAGATCGCGGCGAAGCTTGCCGTCGGCTACACGCTGGACGAGTTGGAGAACGACATCACCGGCGGCGCGACGCCGGCCTCGTTCGAGCCGTCGATCGATTACGTCGTCACCAAAATCCCGCGCTTTGCCTTCGAGAAATTCCCCGGCGCCGAGCCGGTGCTGACGACGGCGATGAAGTCGGTCGGCGAGGTCATGGCCATCGGCCGCACTTTTCAGGAATCGCTGCAGAAGGCGCTACGTGGGCTTGAAACCGGCCTGACGGGTCTGGACGAGATCGAGATCCCCGGCATCGCGCACGGCGCGGCCAGCCACGCCGACGACCGCAACGCCATTCGCGCTGCCCTCGGCACGCCAACGCCCGACCGGCTGCGCATGGTGGCGCAGGCGATCCGCATGGGCACCTCTCTGGAAGACGTGCACGCCATGTGCAAGATCGACCCGTGGTTCCTCGAACAGATCGCCGGCATCCTCAACATGGAAGACCGCATTCGCGAGCACGGCATCCCCGAAGACGCCGCCAATCTGCGCATGCTGAAGGCAATGGGCTTTTCCGATGCCCGCCTCGCGTCCCTGGTCAGGAAAGACGTCGAAGAGATTCAAAAGATACGCGAAAAGCTCGACGTTCATCCGGTTTATAAGCGCATCGACACTTGCGCCGCCGAGTTCGCCTCGCCGACCGCGTACATGTACTCGACCTATGAGGTGCCCTTCGCCGGCGCGCTGGCCAACGAAGCGCAAGTCTCGTCGCGGAAAAAAGTCGTCATCCTTGGCGGCGGCCCGAACCGCATCGGCCAGGGCATCGAGTTCGACTATTGCTGCTGCCACGCCGCCTTTGCGCTGCGCGACGCCGGCTTCGAGGCGATCATGGTCAACTGCAACCCGGAGACCGTGTCGACCGACTACGACACCTCGGACCGGCTCTATTTCGAGCCGCTGACGCCGGAGGACGTTTTGGAGATCCTGCGCGCCGAACAGGCGTCGGGCGAACTGGTCGGCGTCATCGTCCAGTTCGGCGGCCAGACGCCGCTGAAGCTGGCCGATGCGCTGGAGAAGGCCGGCATCCCGATCCTCGGCACCTCGCCCGACATGATCGATCTCGCCGAAGACCGCGACCGCTTCCAGAAATTGTTGCACAAGCTCGGCCTCAGTCAGCCGAAGAACGGCATCGCCTATTCGGTCGAGCAGGCCCGCCTCGTCGCCGGCGAGCTCGGCTTCCCGCTGGTGGTACGCCCGTCCTATGTGCTCGGCGGCCGCGCCATGCAGATCATCCATGACGAGAGCATGCTGCAGACTTACCTGCTCGATACCGTGCCCGGCCTGGTGCCGGAGGACATCAAGCAGAAATACCCCAACGACAAGACAGGCCAGATCAACACGCTGCTGGGCAAGAACCCGCTGCTGTTCGACACCTATCTCAGTGGCGCCATCGAAGTCGATGTCGACTGCCTGTGCGACGGCAAGTCGACCTTCGTCTCCGGCATCCTGGAACACATCGAGGAGGCTGGCATCCATTCGGGCGACAGCGCCTGCTCGCTGCCGGTGCACTCGCTGCCCTCGGAACTCGTCGACGAGCTGGAGCGCCAGACGGCAGCACTTGCCCGCGCGCTCAATGTCGGCGGCTTGATGAACGTGCAATATGCGATCAAGGACGGCACCGTCTATGTGCTGGAGGTCAACCCGCGAGCGTCGCGCACCGTGCCCTTCGTCGCCAAGACCATCGGCCGTCCCATTGCCAAGATCGCCGCCCGCATCATGGCCGGCGAGAGCCTGGAAGACGCCTTCGCCCATTACGGCGCCATGCCCGATCCACGCAAGCCCGGCCATATTGCGGTCAAGGAAGCGGTGTTTCCCTTCGCCCGTTTCCCCGGCGTCGACATCCTGCTCGGCCCGGAAATGCGCTCGACCGGCGAGGTGATGGGCCTCGACCGCGACTTCGCGCTGGCTTTCGCCAAGAGCCAGCTCGGCGCCGGCGTCGACCTGCCACGCTCCGGCACGCTGTTCGTCTCGGTGCGCGACGAGGACAAGAAGGGCATATTGCCGGCGGTCAAGCGCCTTGCCGGCCAGGGTTTTAAGGTAATGGCAACCTCAGGCACCGCCCGCTTCCTCGCCGAGAACGGCGTCGCCGCCGAGAAAATAAACAAGGTGCTGGAAGGCCGCCCGCACATCGAGGACGCCATCCGCAACCGCCAGGTGCAGATCGTCTTCAACACCACGGACGGCCAGAAGGCAGTGTCGGACTCAAAATCGCTGCGCCGCGCCACGCTGATGCAAAAGGTGCCGTATTACACGACGCTGTCGGGTGCGGCTGCGGTGGCGGAGGCGATTGCGGCGTTGAGGGCTGGGAGTTTGGAAGTACGGCCGCTACAGGAGTATTTTGCTTAG
- a CDS encoding SH3 domain-containing protein: protein MLTALLPARAEEAPFVSIVTDLAPGDLLNVRATASAMGKIKARLPNGTSVNNLGCNDVKGYRWCKVAEIDNPQLMGWAPARYLNPENPAAVADVETTGENMTAAAGDSNPATADQPPPDLTARLDATGREPTMTAIEAIGRAAIEDAYRLALAASENPAAGETQAPAAADKPIRKRAANTAPPANAQSVARLQPPGRPAPALGARNEIPCARHVGQPMTSCKAGVVRSGDKAEVTVTWPDGGTRVIRFQAGRPAGSNASGEFRYTREGSLSIIRVGVSERFEITDQWLGE, encoded by the coding sequence TTGCTGACGGCGCTGCTGCCGGCCAGGGCCGAGGAAGCGCCGTTCGTCTCCATCGTGACCGACCTCGCTCCGGGCGATCTCCTGAACGTCCGCGCCACGGCATCGGCGATGGGCAAGATCAAGGCTCGGCTGCCGAATGGCACGAGCGTCAACAATCTCGGCTGCAACGACGTCAAGGGCTATCGTTGGTGCAAGGTCGCAGAAATTGACAACCCGCAACTGATGGGATGGGCTCCCGCGCGCTACCTGAATCCGGAGAATCCGGCGGCCGTTGCGGACGTCGAAACGACCGGCGAAAACATGACCGCGGCAGCCGGCGACTCGAACCCGGCAACTGCAGATCAGCCACCGCCGGACCTGACGGCGCGGCTGGATGCGACCGGTCGCGAACCCACGATGACTGCCATTGAGGCTATCGGCAGGGCGGCCATCGAGGATGCCTACCGCCTGGCGCTTGCCGCCAGCGAAAATCCTGCGGCCGGCGAGACGCAGGCGCCCGCGGCAGCGGACAAGCCCATCCGCAAGCGCGCCGCCAATACGGCGCCTCCGGCCAACGCGCAAAGCGTTGCGCGGCTGCAGCCGCCAGGCAGGCCCGCGCCGGCCCTGGGTGCCCGCAACGAGATCCCTTGCGCGCGCCATGTCGGCCAGCCGATGACCAGCTGCAAGGCAGGCGTTGTGCGCTCAGGCGACAAAGCCGAGGTGACCGTGACCTGGCCCGATGGCGGCACCCGGGTCATCAGATTCCAGGCCGGCCGGCCCGCCGGCTCGAATGCATCAGGTGAATTCCGCTACACCCGCGAGGGCAGCCTGAGCATCATCCGTGTCGGCGTTTCCGAACGCTTCGAAATTACGGATCAGTGGTTAGGGGAATAG